GCGTGCCCGCCCGCCCTGATGCCACGCGCGACACGCTGGCCACCCGCGCGGGGCTGGAGCGCGGCGTGCGCCGCCACCTGCCCGCCCGCCATGGCGGCTTTACGCAGAAGACCCGCATCGGCGGCCACCGCCTGTTCCTGCGCACGGGGGAATATGCCGATGGCTCGCTCGGCGAGATCAGCTTCACACCCACGCGGGAAAGCCCGATGGTGCGCGGCCTGATGGACACGCTGGGCCAGGCCGTGAGCATTGGCCTGCAATACGGCGCGCCGCTGGAAAGCTATGTGGAAGCATTTGCCTACACCCAGTTCGGCCCTGCCGGCACGGTGGAGGGCGATCCGGTTGCATCCTACGCCACATCCATGCTCGACTATGCCTTCCGCGCCCTGTCTGATGCCTATCTGGGCCGCAGGCTACCCGATGCTCCGCATGAGGAGATGCTGGCCGAAAGCCCTGCGCCCATGCTGCCGCTCGACCTGCCCGGCTCCGGCAATGACGATGGCGATGACACGCCCCCCCGGCGGCGCGGGCTGCGGCTGGTCGGATAACCCGGCCCGGCATCCCGCCGCCTGAACACAAGGATTGTTGCCCATGTCCGATACAACACCCGAACAGCGCCTCAGACAGCTTGGCATCGTGCTGCCCACGCCTGCCACCCCCGTGGCCAATTACGTGGGCACCGTCATCAGCGGGTCATCGCTGGTGGTGTCCGGCCAGTTGCCGCTGGTTGATGGCAAGCTGCTGACCACCGGCAAGCTCGGCGGCACCGTGGCGGTGGAACTGGCGGTGGAAGCCGCGCGCTACAGCATGATCAACGTGATTGCGCAGGTTAAGGCCGCCGTGGGCGACCTCTCACGCGTCAGGCGCGTGGTGCGGCTGGGCGGATTCATTGCCTGCACGCCCGACTTCACGCAGCATGCCGCTGTCATGAACGGGGCCTCCGACCTGGCAGTGGCCGTGTTTGGCGATGCGGGCCGCCATGCCCGCTCGACCGTGGGCGTGCCCTCGCTGCCGCTCGACTCCGCTGTCGAGGTCGAGGGCCTGTTCGAAATCAGCTGATGTAACCACCACACACGTCCAAGGGAGCCTGTCATGACCGCACCGCCCCGCACCGCCTGCACTCCGGCGCAGGCATCATGACCGGCACCACCATGACCCTGCACCGTCGGATTGCCGAGATCCCGGCGGCGCAGTGGGATGGCTGCGCGGGCGATGACAACCCGTTTGTCAGCCACGCCTTCCTCTCCGCACTGGAAGACAGCGGCTCCACCGGCCCGCAGACCGGCTGGATGCCCCAGCACCTTGCCCTGCGCGACGCTGAAGGCCGCCTGCTGGCGGTCGCCCCGCTTTACGCCAAGGGCCATTCCTTTGGTGAATACGTGTTCGACCATGCCTGGGCGCGTGCCTTCGAGCAGGCGGGCGGGCAGTACTACCCCAAATTGCAGGTGGCCGTGCCGTTCTCTCCCGTGCCGGGGCCGCGCCTGCTCGTTCACCCCACCGCCGCCGATGCCGACAGCCTGCGCCTGCTGGCGGGCCGCGCGCTGCGGCAGGCCTGTGGGGAGATGGAGCTATCTTCCGTGCATATTACCTTCTGCACGACGCATGAATATGAACTGCTGGGTGAAAGTGGCTGGCTGCAGCGCCTTGGCGTGCAGTACCACTGGGATAATCAGGACTACACCAGCTTTGACGATTTTCTGGGCATGCTCGCCTCACGCAAGCGCAAGGCCATCAGGCGCGAGCGGCGTGATGCCAATGCCTGCGGGCTGACATTCCACACCTATCGCGGCACCGAGATTACCGAGGCGCTGTGGCAGGATTTCCATCACTTCTACCTCTCCACCGTGGACCGCAAATGGGGCAGCGCCTATCTGCAGCCCGCCTTCTTCCCGCTCCTGTCCGAACGGCTGGGCGACAGGGTGGTGCTGATGATTGCGAAGCAGGACGGCGTGCCGGTGGCGGGCGCGCTCAACCTGATGGGGCGCGATACGCTATATGGCCGCAACTGGGGACGGCGCGAGGGGGACTGGCCGTTCCTGCACTTCGAGCTGTGCTATTACCGCGCCATCGACTTCGCCATTGCCCACGGGCTGAAACGGGTGGAAGCGGGGGCGCAGGGCGAGCACAAGCTGCAACGCGGCTACCGCCCCTGCCTGACCCATTCCGCCCACTGGATCAGCCACCCCGGCCTGCGTGAGGCCGTGGCCGAATTCCTGCAACACGAGCGCGCGGCCATACGGGCCGAGCTGCCCGCCCTTGATGCCATGACACCCTACCGCACAGAAGAGTAAGCCCGGACATTCCCCCTAAAAGTTTCTGGTAAAGCTTTTTTCAGAAAGCTTCGACAGGCACGTCACCTTTTTGAAAAAAGGCGGCACCCGGGAACTTCTGTTTTTTTTGCAGTCCTTGTGATGATGCAGGTCATGCCGCACGGGCCATGACCATGCTAGCCTGCGGCATCATGGCACCAGCGGCCAGCAGGCCGCCCTGTACAGCCAAAGGAGCGCCACCATGTACGCAATGCGACTGCTCGCCCCCCACACCCCCCTGCAATGGACCGAACTGCCCGACCCGCAGCCGGGGCCGGGGCAGATCCGCGTGACCGTAGGCGCGTGTGGCGTGTGCCGCACCGACCTGCACGTGGTCGATGCCGACCTGCCCTTCCCCGGTCATGCGCTTACCCCCGGCCACGAGATCGTGGGCCGGATCGACGCCATCGGCCCCAATGTGGAAGGGCTGCATATAGGTCAGCGCGTGGGCATTCCGTGGCTCGGGCATACCTGTGGCTGCTGCCACTATTGCCAGACCGACCACGAGAACCTGTGCGACCACCCGCTGTTCACCGGCTACACGCGTGATGGCGGCTATGCCACGAAAGCGGTGGCGGATGCACATTTCACCTTCCCCCTGCCTGATGGAGATGACGACGTAGCCACGGCCCCGCTGCTCTGCGCGGGGCTGATCGGCTGGCGCTCGCTGGTCATGGCAGGCAAGGAGGCGCACAGCATCGGGCTGTATGGCTTTGGGGCCGCGGCCCATATCATTGCGCAGGTGGCGGTGTGGCAGGGGCGCAAGGTCTATGCCTTTACCCGCCCTGGTGACACGAAAACCCAGGAATTCGCCCGCTCGCTCGGTTGCGTATGGGCTGGTGGCTCGGATGAGGCCCCGCCCGAACAGCTTGACGCCACCATCATCTTCGCCCCCGTGGGGGCGCTTGTGCCCGCGGCCCTCAAGGCCGTGCACAAGGCCGGGCGCGTGGTATGCGCGGGCATCCACATGAGCGAGATCCCGGCATTTTCCTATGACCTGCTGTGGGAGGAGCGCCAGATCATGTCGGTGGCCAACCTGACCCGGCAGGACGGGATCGACTTCCTTGAACTCGTGCCGCGCGTGGGCATCCGCACCACCACCACACCGTATGCGCTCAAGGATGCCAACAAAGCGCTTGATGACCTGCGCCACGGCCGCTTTGAAGGCGCTGCCGTGCTGGTGCCCTGAAAAACCGGGAAAAGTTTCTGGTGAAGCTTTCTTCAAAAAAGCTTCGAAAAGAACGCAGCTTTACAAATGAAGGCGGCATCCGGAAACTTTTTTCCGCCCCCGGTCCGCATTGAACGGTGCCTGCGCGCACGCGCAAAAATGCCCCGGCCATTATTAATTCTGGCTTTTGGGGCAATCATTCTTTATGCACCGGCCTTCTCCCCTGACGCATGAACACGGCCGGCGGCCAGTTTCCTTCCTGCGTCGCCCATGTTCTTCATGTTTTTGTCCGGATTGCCCGATACATGCCGTTTCCCGAAACCCACCCCGCCCTGCAACGCGCGCTGGACGAGCGTGGGTACGATAACCCGACTCCCGTCCAGAAAGCGGTCCTGGATGTCGCAGCCGAGGGGCGCGACCTCCTCGTCTCCGCCCAGACCGGCTCGGGCAAGACCGTTGCCTTCGGCATCGCCATGGCCGACACCCTGCTTGGTGGCGCCGAGCGCTTTGGCCCCGCAGGCCCGCCGCTGGCCGTCATTATTGCGCCCACGCGCGAACTGGCCATGCAGGTCACGCGCGAGCTGACCTGGCTGTATGCCCCCGCAGGCGGGCGCATCGTGTCGTGCATTGGCGGCATGGATGCAAGGCGCGAGGCGCGCGCGCTCCAGATGGGCGCGCACATTGTGGTCGGCACGCCAGGGCGGCTGTGCGATCATCAGTCCCGTGGCCGTCTGGACATGTCGGACCTGCGCGTGGTCGTGCTTGATGAAGCCGACGAGATGCTTGACCTCGGCTTCCGCGATGAACTCGAGCAGTTGCTCGACGCCATGCCCAAGACCCGCCGCACGCTGCTGTTCTCGGCCACCATCGCCAAGGAAATCGCCTCGCTGGCGCGCCGCTACCAGAACGACGCCGTGCGCATTGATACGCTGTCGGGTGCCAAGCAGCATGCCGATATCGAATACCGCGCCATCGTGGCCGATGCGCGCGAACTGATCCCCGCCGTTGTCAACGTGCTGCGCTATACCGACAGCCAGACCACCATGGTGTTCTGTGCCACGCGTGAGATGGTGCGCCACATGCAGGCGGCCCTGGTCGAGCGCGGTTTCTCTTCCGTCGCCCTTTCGGGTGAGCTGGGGCAGAACGAGCGCACACGCGCCATCGACAGCCTGCGCAAGGGCCAGGCCAATGTGTGCGTGGCGACCGACGTGGCCGCCCGTGGCATCGACATCCCCGCGCTGGCGCTGGTGGTGCATGCCACCCTGCCGACCGACCCGGCAACGCTTTTGCACCGTTCGGGCCGCACGGGCCGCGCGGGCCGCAAGGGCGTGTGCGTGCTGATGGTGCCCATGTCGCAGCGCCGCCGCGCCGAGCGCCTGATGCAGGGTGCCAAGATCACCGCCACATGGTCCGGCGTGCCGACGGCCGCCGAAATCCGCGCCAATGACGCCAAGCGCCTGCTGGCCGATCCCGTGCTGAACCAGGACGTGGCGGAAGCCGATGCCGAACTGGTGGGCCAGCTTGTTGAAGGCCGCACGAGCGAGCAGCTTGCTGCTGCACTGCTGCAGATGTACCGCGCCCGCCTGCCCGCGCCGGAGAACGTGCGCCACATCACGCCCGATGCCCCGCGCCCCGTGCGTGAGCGCCCCGAGCGTGATGGCCCCCGCCCCCCGCGCGAGAGCTATGGCAGCGGCGAGCCGGGCGCCTGGTTTGCCATGAATGTGGGCCGCCAGGAAAAGGCCGACCCGAAATGGCTGATTCCGCTGATCTGCCGCCTTGGTGGCGTGCGCAAGGCGGATATCGGCGCCATCCGCATCAACGACAGCCAGACGCTGTTCGAGATCACGCCGGAATCGACCGAGAAGTTCCGCTCGTGCATCGCCGCGATCGAGAATGACGAAGTGCAGATCTCACCCGCCGCCGCTCCGGCTGGTGGTGCAGGCCCGCGCCGCAGCGGTCCGCCGCGTGGTGGCCGCCCCTTCGCCCGCAAGCCCGGTGGTGGCGGTGGTCGCCCTGGTGGCGGGTTTGGCGGTGGACCGCGCGGGGCTGCTTCATCGCGCAAGCGCCCGCCACGTTCCTGAGCGCCAGACGTCTTTTTTTGTTTCCTTCATGCCCGGCATCGTCCGGGCATGTTGCGTTTCAGGGCTGTAAAACAGAGCCATCTCGCATGCGACGCGCCTGTTCCTTTTCAGTGGCCTGTCCTCTGTACTTCCAGCCCCCATGCCGCGTGCGCACATAGCACGGTGGGGAGCAGGCCGCAGACGAAGGGTACTGCTACGTGCCGGATCACACACCGGCTGCTGGCGAAGCATTTTTTCAAAACAGTTTCATGAATGCCGTCTATTTGAAAAACCGCAATAACCAGAGAATTTCTGGAAACGGTTATTTCATAAAGGTATAAAAAAATGCCACCTTTTTGAAAAAGGTAGCATTTCAAAAGCTTTGATATTTTTTATCTTAAAAATTGTTCCAGAACAGTTCTTTACTGACTGTTCTGGTTATTGCCGCCAAACAGGCCGCTCACGTCGGAGTTGGTCTGGCTTTTGAGGTTATCCCACCGCTGGCGTTCCTCGCTGCCTGCATCACGCAGTTTGTCGAGGCGGTTTTTGGGCGCGTTGCGAATCGCATCAAGCCGGTCACGGCCGTTCTGGATCTTCTGGTCAACGCGATCGCGGTCATCGGTCAGATTCTGCTTTTCATTATCCCACCGGCCTACCGTGTTCTGGCGCAGCGTATCCTTGCGGTCCTGATAGCTCTGCTCAACGTTCTGCCGCTTGTCCTTCCATGCCTGCTCACGGTCCTGCAGCCGGGTGTTGGCGCAGTCACCGGCCTGTGCCACGCGACCGAGCACATCCCACTTGGAGGTGGTCTGGCTGCCATCACAGTCAGCGGCCCGCGCCGTTATGGACACGCCCGTACCTGCCGCGACAACTGCCAGAACAAGCATATATTTACGAAAATTCATTAACGGAACCTTGTACAAAATGGTTTCTACCTGAAACTTTACAGAAACATATGTCAGATTCCGGTCAGAAACATGACAATGCACTGTCATCATTCCTGAATATAGTAATCAGAAGCTGAAAGCGTAGCGCATGCAGCACATGCCACCTGCCCTGCAAACGCAGGTGAGCCCGATACCCATGGTGGACAGCCCGCGATAATGGCACTATGTGACGCTTAAACACATACTATTCCGAATTATAACCCTGAACCCGGTTGCCCTCCGCCGCCTTTGTTGCGGCAATGCTGCCGCCTGCCAGCAATGGTCCCTGCCGCGATGTGGAATGAACCATACCTTGAAACCTGCTGCCGCTCGGCCCTGCACCGGCTGAAGCTGAGTGGTGAAAACGGACGCCCGACCGGCCTGCGCGATGACCCCTGCCTGCGCAGGCTCACAGGCATGGGTCTGGCCCGCATGCATGGCGAGACCCGCTTCGCCATGACCAAGCAGGGGCAGGCCCGCCACCGGACCGAAATACTGAAACTGGCCCCATGATCACCCATGCCGACATCTGGCGCGCAATCGACCGCCTCGCCGCCGAGCGCGGACTGACCCCTTCCGGCCTTGCGCGGGCGGCCGGGCTGGACAGCACCACCTTCAACCCATCCAAGCGGATCACGCCCTCGGGCCGCCCGCGCTGGCCGGGCACCGAGAGCCTGGCCCGCACGTTAAGCGCCACCGGCATCTCGTTTGAGGGGTTCAGCCGCCTGCTCGCGGGGCATGGTGACCCCGAGGCGGATGGCAAGGTGCATCATTCCCACCTCAGGATCGCCCCGTTCTCGCAACTGGCGCATCCTGAACTGTTCGACGAGACCGGCATGCCTGAAGGCGAGCGGTGGGAAAAATGGGACTACCACGGCATGGCGGACCATCATTCCTATGCCGTGCACGTGGATTGCGATTCAATGGAGCCGATTTTCCGCAAGAATGGCACGCTGATCATCTCGCCCACGGCGGCCATACGCGTGGGCGACCGCGTGCTGCTCCATACCGCGCAGGGCATGGCCTGCTGCGGGCATGTGACCGAGCGCTGGCATGATGCACCCGTGACCGCCCCGCTGCATGAGCTTGTGCGCATCCGCGGCCTCGGTGCCATTGACGGGCAGGAAATCATTCTGGATGGCAACACGCGCATCCATCGCATCACGATGGCGTGCATGTAGGCAGGCGCGCAGCCCTACCCCGATATTTTCCTGCCCGGCATGACAGGTAGCGGCTGACTTTCATGCAAATTTACACTATGTCTCGCCCATGACCGACACGCCCCTCTCCCTGATCCGCAATTTCTCGATCATCGCGCATATCGACCATGGCAAATCGACCCTGGCCGACCGCCTGATCCAGGCCTGCGGCGCGCTGACACAGCGGGAAATGACCAATCAGGTTCTGGACAACATGGATCTGGAACGTGAACGCGGCATCACCATCAAGGCGCAGACCGTCCGCCTGACCTACCCGGCGGAAGATGGCAAGACCTACGTGCTCAACCTCATGGACACGCCTGGCCATGTCGACTTCGCCTATGAGGTCAGCCGCTCGCTGGCCGCATGCGAGGGCTCGCTGCTCGTTGTTGATGCATCGCAGGGGGTGGAGGCGCAGACCCTCGCCAACGTGTATCAGGCCATCGACGCCAATCACGAGATCGTGCCGGTGCTCAACAAGGTTGACCTGCCCGCCGCCGACTGCCCCCGCGTCAAGGAGCAGATCGAGGAAGTGGTGGGCATTGACGCCGAGGACGCCGTCGAGGTTTCGGCCAAGACCGGGCTGAACATCGAGGCCGTGCTTGAAGCCCTGGTCAGGCGCCTGCCGCCACCCACCGGCGATGCGGAGGCGCCGCTCAAGGCCCTGCTGGTTGATAGCTGGTACGACCCGTATCTGGGTGTCATCACGCTGGTGCGCGTGAAGGAAGGGCGGCTCAAGCGCGGCATGCGCATCCGCATGATGTCATCTGGCGTGGTGCACCTTGTGGACCAGGTGGGCGTATTCGCGCCCCGCATGACCAACGTGGCCGAGCTTGGCCCGGGCGAGATCGGCTACATCAACGCCGCCATCAAGACCGTGGCCGACACCAATGTGGGCGACACCATTACCGATGACCGCCGCCCCGCCGAGACCCCGCTGGCAGGCTTCAAGCCCTCCATCCCGGTGGTGTGGTGCGGCATGTATCCCATCGTGGCCGATGACTTTGAAAAGCTGCGTGACAGCCTTGCCAAGCTGCGGCTCAATGATGCCTCATTCCACTACGAGGCCGAGACGTCCGCCGCCCTTGGCTTTGGCTTCCGCTGCGGGTTCCTTGGCCTGCTGCACCTCGAGATCATCCAGGAGCGGCTGAGCCGCGAATTCGACCTTGACCTGATCGCGACCGCGCCTTCGGTGGTCTATAAGATGCAGTTGACCAATGGCGAGACGGCGGAACTGCACAACCCCGCCGACATGCCCGACCTGTCGCTGATCGAGAAGATCGAGGAGCCGTGGATCAAGGCCACCATCATGGTGCCCGATGAATATCTGGGCGCGGTGCTGACCCTGTGCAGCGAACGCCGCGGCGTGCAGGAAGACCTGACCTATGTGGGCAACCGCGCCATGGCGGTTTACCGCCTGCCGCTCAACGAGGTGGTGTTTGATTTCTACGACCGCCTGAAATCCGTCACCCGCGGCTATGCCAGCTTTGACTACCAGATGGACGGTTATGAGGAGAGCGACCTCGTGCGCATCTCCATCCTCGTCAACCAGGAACCGGTGGATGCGCTATCCTTCATCGCCCACCGCTCGGCCGCCGAGACGCGCGGGCGCTCCATCTGCGCCAAGCTCAAGGAACTGATCCCCCGCCAGTTGTTCAAGATCGCGGTGCAGGCCGCCATTGGCAGCCGCATCATCGCGCGCGAGACCATTGGCGCCATGTCGAAGGACGTGACCGCCAAATGTTATGGCGGTGACATCTCGCGCAAGCGCAAGCTGCTGGAAAAGCAGAAGGAAGGCAAGAAGCGCATGCGCCAGTTCGGCAAGGTCGAGATCCCGCAGAGCGCCTTCCTCGCAGCGCTCAAGATGGACCAGTAACCCCTGCCCCGACCACCTGCCGCGCCGAATTGCGGCGGGTGGTCGCGGCATGCCGTTTTTCGCTTGCGCGGACGGAATTTGGTGATATGTTCCGCACCCATCGGATACCGCCACCCAAGCGTGTGGCCAGACTTCGATACGGCTGGAGAGATGGCCGAGCGGCTTAAGGCGCACGCTTGGAAAGCGTGTGTACGTTAATAGCGTACCGTGGGTTCGAATCCCACTCTCTCCGCCATATGATGATTTCCCCTATCAAATCAGTCAGCTTTCTACGCGCGATATCATATCGTGCCGTATGCCCTGATGTACGAATCTCTGTTCTTATCCCGATTTCATCGGCTCAATTGCCATCATTGCACCCCAACCGGCAGGTGCACGACCTGTTCCCACGCGAACCGGAAAGCATGATGTAACGGTGCGCGCAGGGTTTTGCAGTAACCAGGCATTGCCATGCGGCGGGTACTGCAAATATCTGAAATATAGCTGCACACATGCGCCAATGATGTGCGGAACATGACATTCCCCTATTCATTTCCTTTCCTTTTCATGACCGGAAAAGGGCTTTCCACACGTGCAGGCTCTATCGTTGCGTCAATCCGCACGGTCATATCGTAACAAAGAGTGACTGCTGCTTATCGACGGATTATTTTATTCCAGATAGCATGGCCTTTGTCCGTCACGGGGATGACATGATTCCGTCATGGCATGACAAAACAGCTTGCGGAATATCCAGTCTGGCGCGTATCAGGCGCGACAACAGGCATTGCGCTCAGGGAAGTACGAAGATCATTGGAAAAGAGTGCGTTAAACGAAAAACCCGGTGCAGGTGAAGGCCGGGTTGCCGTTGTCACGGGGGCAACGGGCGGCATCGGGCAGGCTCTCGTCCGTCGCATGCGCGCGCGGGGTTATACCATCCTCACCCTGTCGCGCCAGGCACGGGCCGCGAGCGCCGGCATCACGACCGTCATGTGTGACCTGACCGATAGCGAGAGCATAAAGCACGCCGTAGCCGATATCGCCGCCCATACGCCCAAAGTGGATGTGCTGGTGCACTGCGCGGGTGTGATCACGCCGCAGGCCGTGGGTGAACTCGACAGCGCCACGATTGCCAGCCAGATTGCCGTTGACCTGACCGCGCCGATCGAACTGACCAATGCCCTGCTGCCCATCATGCAGCGCAAGGGACACATTGTTTTTGTCAATTCCATGGCAGCGGCTTTTCCGCTTGCGGGCAGCAGTGTCTATACGGCGGCCAAATTCGGCCTGCGCGGGTTTGCGCGCGCGCTCGAGCAGGAATTGCGGCCCCGGCGTATTCAGGTTTCCTCCATCTATCCCGCCAGCGTCAACACCCCCATGCTTAGCCAGGAAATGGCGGCGGGCGGGTCAATCTACAACTTCATCGATCCGCCGCAGGAACCCGATGTCACGGCAGGACGCATTCTTGAATGCTGCGAGCGTGGCAGCCGCGAAATCTTCAGTTCCGTGTTCGACAAGCTGTTCACCCATGCCTGCCTCACCTCCATGCGGCTGCTCAACCTGAGCCTGCCAGTCATGAAACTGCTCGGGCGCAGGGGCTACCGCCGCTACCAGCGCGGCCTCACCACCCGGCCCTGACCCGCGCAAGGGCCGGATTCAGGCTTTGAGCAGCAGTTCGCGCGCCAGTTCGTTATGCCGGTGGGCCAGGCGGTCAGGGTCGTGTTCGGTAAACTGCCCGTCCCGGATCAGCACGCGCCCGTTGACAATGGTGCAGGACGTGCGGCGGGGCGTGCAGAACACAAGGGCGGCCACCGGGTCGGCCTGTGCGCCGGCATGGTCGATGCCGCGCAGGTCAAACGCCACGATATCCGCCGCCATGCCTAGCGCAAGATGGCCAATATCATCGCGCCCCAGCACCGCCGCCCCGCCGCGCGTGGCCAGTTCCAGCACTTCACGCGCCTGCATCATGGGCTGGCCGTCCGGTGTTTCGAGCAGGCGGCCAAGCAGCATGGCCTGCCGAGCCTCGCCCAGCATGTGGCTACCATCATTCGAGGCCGAACCATCCACTCCCAGCCCGACGCGCATGCCCGCCGCCACCATGCGGCGCACGGGGGCAATGCCCGAGCCAAGGCGCATGTTGGAGCACGGACAATGCGCCATGCCGGTATGGGTGGCGCCGAAACGGTGGATGCCGGCATCATCAAGCCGCACGCAGTGGGCATGCCACACATCGGGGCCGATCCAGCCGGTATCCTCGGCATATTCGGCAGGCGTCATGTTGAATTTTTCGCGGCTGTAGGCGATGTCGCTGGCGTTTTCAGCCAGATGGGTATGCAGCATGGTGCCGGTGGCACGCGCCAGGGCGGCGGCATTGCGCATGAGGTCGCGGCTGACCGAAAAAGGCGAGCATGGCGCGACCGCAATGCGCTGCATGGCCAGCGGCTCGGGGTCATGATAGGCCGCGATCACGCGTTGGGTATCGGCCAGAATCGCGTCCTCATTCTCCACCACGCTGTCAGGCGGCAGGCCGCCTTTGCTTTCACCCACGCTCATTGCGCCACGGGCGGCATGAAAGCGCATGCCCATCTGCCGTGCCGCCTCGATCTCGTCATCAAGCCGCGCGCCATTGGGGAACAGGTACAGATGGTCACTGCTTGTGGTGCAGCCTGACCATAACAGTTCGGTCATGGCCGTGCAGGCGGAAACACGAATCATCTCGGGTGTCAGCCCCGCCCATATGGGGTAGAGCGCCTGCAGCCACCCGAACAGCGAGGCATCCTGCGCTGCGGGAATGACGCGGGTCAGGGTCTGGTACATGTGGTGATGGGTGTTGACCATGCCGGGCATGACCACATGGCCGGTCATGTCCATGACCTCGTCTGCTGCGGGCAGCGGATCGGTGGCGGTGCCGATGGCCGCCACCTGCCGGTCACGCACCAGCACCCACCCGCCTTCAATCTCGCGCCGCGCGGCATCCATCGTAACGAGACGCAGGGCATTCTTGAGCAAAAGGGTACACGCCATGGGCCACCACCATACAGAAACGGAAAAACCGTATGCTTATGCCGCATTTTGCACGCCATGCCCATGGAACCACGCAAACGGGTATGGTTTCTAGAATTCTGAAAACCGGCTTTTGCCCCCCCTACCCTGAATGAGGAGTTCCCAACATGGCAGCACCCGCCGATACCCTGCATGTCGATCCACTCGTATGGGGCCATGGCCCGAAAATATTCGAAGCCTTTCTGGAGCCGACATGCCCGTTTTCCGTCCGGGCCTTCACCAAGCTGCCCGAATTGCTCGGGGCTGCGGGGCCAGAGCGCATCACCATCAAGATCCGCCTGCAGTCGCAGCCGTGGCACATGTTCTCGGGCGTGATCGTGCGCTGCATCCTCGCCGCCGCAACCCTGCCCGACGGGCGGGAAGCCGCCCGTGCCGTCATGGCAGCCGTAGGCGCGCACCGCGAGGAATTCGAGTTTACCGACCACTGCGCCGGACCGAACATGGATGCGACGCCCAACGACATCATCCGCCGGATCGAACGCTATAGCGGGCTGCAGCTTGCCACGGCCTTTGCCGTGCCCGCATTGCAGAAGGCCATCAAGTGGCAGTGCAAATATTCGCGCCAGAACGGCATTCACGTCTCGCCCACCTTCATGGTCGATGGCCTGATCGACCCTGCCATCAGCAGCGGTGATACGGTGGAGCAATGGATGGCACGCATTTTTGCCTGACCGGCGATAAAGGCCCGGAGCGCTGCCTTTATTTTAAAAAAGGCAGCGTTTTCCAAAGCTTTTTGAAAAACGCTTCACCAGAAAATTTTCATGATTTTATGGGAATGGTGCCGGGTGAGGGATTTGAACCCCCGGCCTTCGGTTTACAAAACCGCTGCACTACCACTGTGCTAACCCGGCATTATAGCACTGCTGCTATACTGTTTCCCCTTTTTGCCGAAATGTCCCGCACGGTCAAGCAGGGATTCGCGGGACTGAAGACTGCATGAAAAGCCCATGCGGAAAACATCGTGCAAACAGAGAAAAGTTTTTGGTGAAGCTTTTTTCAAAAAGCTTTAAAGAACGCCGCCTTTTTGGAAAAAGGCGACACCCAAAAACTTTTATTATTTATTATCAATGCATTAAATGAAGTAACCCCTTAATGCGCTGCCATTTTCTTGGCCCAAGCAGCATGGATGCGCGCGCGTTCGGCGGCACTCAGCCCGCCACTGCCAACCGACGGAGCCGGAGCATT
This is a stretch of genomic DNA from Komagataeibacter xylinus. It encodes these proteins:
- a CDS encoding RidA family protein, whose protein sequence is MSDTTPEQRLRQLGIVLPTPATPVANYVGTVISGSSLVVSGQLPLVDGKLLTTGKLGGTVAVELAVEAARYSMINVIAQVKAAVGDLSRVRRVVRLGGFIACTPDFTQHAAVMNGASDLAVAVFGDAGRHARSTVGVPSLPLDSAVEVEGLFEIS
- a CDS encoding GNAT family N-acetyltransferase, which gives rise to MTGTTMTLHRRIAEIPAAQWDGCAGDDNPFVSHAFLSALEDSGSTGPQTGWMPQHLALRDAEGRLLAVAPLYAKGHSFGEYVFDHAWARAFEQAGGQYYPKLQVAVPFSPVPGPRLLVHPTAADADSLRLLAGRALRQACGEMELSSVHITFCTTHEYELLGESGWLQRLGVQYHWDNQDYTSFDDFLGMLASRKRKAIRRERRDANACGLTFHTYRGTEITEALWQDFHHFYLSTVDRKWGSAYLQPAFFPLLSERLGDRVVLMIAKQDGVPVAGALNLMGRDTLYGRNWGRREGDWPFLHFELCYYRAIDFAIAHGLKRVEAGAQGEHKLQRGYRPCLTHSAHWISHPGLREAVAEFLQHERAAIRAELPALDAMTPYRTEE
- a CDS encoding zinc-dependent alcohol dehydrogenase family protein, which produces MYAMRLLAPHTPLQWTELPDPQPGPGQIRVTVGACGVCRTDLHVVDADLPFPGHALTPGHEIVGRIDAIGPNVEGLHIGQRVGIPWLGHTCGCCHYCQTDHENLCDHPLFTGYTRDGGYATKAVADAHFTFPLPDGDDDVATAPLLCAGLIGWRSLVMAGKEAHSIGLYGFGAAAHIIAQVAVWQGRKVYAFTRPGDTKTQEFARSLGCVWAGGSDEAPPEQLDATIIFAPVGALVPAALKAVHKAGRVVCAGIHMSEIPAFSYDLLWEERQIMSVANLTRQDGIDFLELVPRVGIRTTTTPYALKDANKALDDLRHGRFEGAAVLVP
- a CDS encoding DEAD/DEAH box helicase, which translates into the protein MPFPETHPALQRALDERGYDNPTPVQKAVLDVAAEGRDLLVSAQTGSGKTVAFGIAMADTLLGGAERFGPAGPPLAVIIAPTRELAMQVTRELTWLYAPAGGRIVSCIGGMDARREARALQMGAHIVVGTPGRLCDHQSRGRLDMSDLRVVVLDEADEMLDLGFRDELEQLLDAMPKTRRTLLFSATIAKEIASLARRYQNDAVRIDTLSGAKQHADIEYRAIVADARELIPAVVNVLRYTDSQTTMVFCATREMVRHMQAALVERGFSSVALSGELGQNERTRAIDSLRKGQANVCVATDVAARGIDIPALALVVHATLPTDPATLLHRSGRTGRAGRKGVCVLMVPMSQRRRAERLMQGAKITATWSGVPTAAEIRANDAKRLLADPVLNQDVAEADAELVGQLVEGRTSEQLAAALLQMYRARLPAPENVRHITPDAPRPVRERPERDGPRPPRESYGSGEPGAWFAMNVGRQEKADPKWLIPLICRLGGVRKADIGAIRINDSQTLFEITPESTEKFRSCIAAIENDEVQISPAAAPAGGAGPRRSGPPRGGRPFARKPGGGGGRPGGGFGGGPRGAASSRKRPPRS
- a CDS encoding S24 family peptidase, translating into MITHADIWRAIDRLAAERGLTPSGLARAAGLDSTTFNPSKRITPSGRPRWPGTESLARTLSATGISFEGFSRLLAGHGDPEADGKVHHSHLRIAPFSQLAHPELFDETGMPEGERWEKWDYHGMADHHSYAVHVDCDSMEPIFRKNGTLIISPTAAIRVGDRVLLHTAQGMACCGHVTERWHDAPVTAPLHELVRIRGLGAIDGQEIILDGNTRIHRITMACM